A stretch of Myxococcus hansupus DNA encodes these proteins:
- a CDS encoding DUF4476 domain-containing protein produces MTSIARAVIASSLVFSSVAFAQSGGIQMDIQTDAHDMPSTRVRVTGMGPEGEQHGVDMNVQAGGAHVGVEMKVTGDAAHSGREEKHERRERRRERHEEQQAMPVRTFASEPAFRDCGTGEDPGCIMKRDGQFAMDAETFRGVLQSLKNTSNEIIREEMAEKMFRRNYLTAKQFGRVLDLFPNEITRFDVAKKAAPHVVNPQHALGFASKWDNSLYGDDYIELMTAQ; encoded by the coding sequence ATGACCTCGATTGCTCGAGCCGTGATTGCTTCGTCCCTCGTCTTCTCCTCCGTCGCTTTCGCTCAGAGCGGGGGGATACAGATGGACATCCAGACGGATGCCCACGACATGCCCTCGACCCGCGTCCGGGTGACAGGCATGGGCCCCGAAGGCGAACAGCACGGCGTGGACATGAACGTCCAGGCGGGCGGAGCGCACGTGGGCGTGGAGATGAAAGTGACGGGTGACGCCGCGCACTCGGGACGTGAAGAAAAGCACGAGCGCCGCGAGCGCCGGAGAGAGCGGCATGAGGAGCAGCAGGCCATGCCCGTTCGGACCTTCGCGTCCGAGCCTGCCTTCCGGGATTGTGGCACCGGCGAGGACCCGGGCTGCATCATGAAGCGTGACGGCCAATTCGCGATGGACGCGGAGACCTTCCGAGGTGTCCTGCAGTCCCTCAAGAACACGTCCAACGAAATCATTCGCGAGGAGATGGCGGAGAAGATGTTCCGCCGCAACTACCTGACCGCGAAGCAGTTCGGCCGGGTGCTGGACCTGTTCCCGAACGAAATCACCCGCTTTGACGTGGCGAAGAAAGCGGCCCCCCATGTGGTGAACCCCCAGCATGCGCTGGGCTTCGCCTCCAAGTGGGACAACTCTCTTTACGGTGACGACTACATCGAGCTCATGACCGCGCAGTAA
- a CDS encoding tetratricopeptide repeat protein: protein MTLRFTLVCLSLWLTTGCATSRALCPQEGGRPWYEVQSAHFRIQTNLSPEAATTTAMELEKHRRALLLAWGPDFDPPGTVEVILLRNLHELGEFTQGHAAGFAGTTERGPLLVMGGNGYLLEDSPDLRLQTHELAHYLSKFVLLRQPRWLAEGLAQYLETAHIKPSTNEVVLGRASGWDLGYVREHGWLDVSEMWAWDQKGQMSKSDVQWHYASSWLWVHYLFNIHPERMEDFQLRLARAEDPKKAWEASFQGVKDLQGELRTYVTSGRYSVLTMPLPPVPTLVDVRPMEPADVHAVRALLYLRSPGERTWEQRLENAKREVAQGLKEEPTNVAATILAARMGDGEVALEAVRAVVKAHPDNGYAWDLLASQLRGAAEMKEIEDARKRAAELLPDDANLLNNLAWHYAMTREPAKGLPAAARAVALAPGDSSILDTHASLLFQLDRCPEALGLQRRAMDMLHERAPDATRQELNQRLQRYQAHCGGTAPAATK from the coding sequence ATGACTTTGCGATTCACACTGGTGTGTCTTTCCCTCTGGCTGACAACAGGTTGCGCGACCTCCCGTGCGCTGTGCCCGCAGGAAGGAGGCCGGCCCTGGTACGAGGTGCAGAGCGCGCACTTCCGCATCCAGACGAACCTGTCGCCCGAGGCCGCGACCACCACGGCGATGGAGCTGGAGAAGCACCGCCGCGCGCTCCTCCTCGCCTGGGGACCGGACTTCGACCCACCCGGCACCGTGGAGGTCATCCTCCTGCGCAACCTGCACGAGCTCGGCGAGTTCACTCAGGGCCACGCCGCCGGCTTCGCGGGCACCACGGAGCGCGGGCCCTTGCTGGTGATGGGCGGCAATGGATACCTGTTGGAGGATTCACCCGACCTGCGGCTGCAGACGCACGAGTTGGCGCACTACCTGAGCAAATTCGTGCTGCTCCGCCAGCCGCGTTGGCTGGCCGAGGGGCTGGCGCAGTACCTGGAGACGGCGCACATCAAGCCGAGCACGAACGAGGTGGTGCTCGGCCGGGCGAGCGGGTGGGACCTGGGCTACGTGCGCGAGCACGGCTGGCTCGATGTCAGTGAAATGTGGGCCTGGGACCAGAAGGGCCAGATGAGCAAGAGCGATGTGCAATGGCACTACGCCTCCTCCTGGCTGTGGGTGCACTACCTGTTCAACATCCACCCCGAGCGCATGGAGGACTTCCAACTGCGGCTGGCACGCGCCGAGGATCCGAAGAAGGCATGGGAGGCGTCATTCCAGGGCGTGAAGGACCTGCAAGGCGAGCTGCGCACCTACGTGACGAGCGGGCGGTACAGCGTGCTCACCATGCCACTCCCCCCTGTGCCAACGCTGGTGGACGTTCGCCCGATGGAGCCGGCGGATGTCCACGCCGTCCGGGCGCTGCTGTACTTGCGGTCGCCCGGGGAGCGCACGTGGGAACAGCGCCTGGAGAACGCGAAGCGCGAGGTGGCGCAGGGGCTGAAAGAGGAACCGACGAATGTCGCCGCGACGATTCTGGCGGCGCGGATGGGCGATGGCGAAGTGGCGCTCGAGGCCGTGCGAGCGGTGGTGAAGGCCCACCCCGACAATGGTTACGCGTGGGACTTGCTGGCGAGCCAACTGCGAGGGGCGGCGGAGATGAAAGAGATTGAGGACGCGCGAAAGCGGGCAGCGGAGTTGCTGCCCGATGACGCGAACCTCCTGAACAACCTGGCGTGGCACTACGCCATGACGCGCGAGCCCGCGAAGGGCCTCCCGGCGGCGGCGCGGGCGGTCGCACTGGCTCCGGGAGACTCCTCCATCCTGGATACGCATGCATCGCTGCTGTTCCAGTTGGACCGGTGCCCGGAGGCGCTGGGGCTGCAAAGGCGCGCCATGGACATGCTGCACGAGCGGGCCCCGGACGCGACACGCCAGGAGCTGAATCAGCGCCTCCAGCGCTATCAGGCCCACTGCGGCGGCACGGCACCCGCCGCCACGAAGTGA
- the mtgA gene encoding monofunctional biosynthetic peptidoglycan transglycosylase, whose protein sequence is MASRSSSARASSVRTQKTKQLPASARSAVASRSGWGRWALGGWLLLVFWLSVEYARLPDVSDLRTQHPRTTALMDQRAEEARAEGKKPRVRQTWVTMGAVAPHALDAVLTSEDARFFRHEGVDWVEVENALQQSVRKARLGRGASTLTQQLAKNLYLSTDRSLLRKAKELLLARRLESHLSKQHILTLYVNVVEWGDGVYGIEAAAREHFGISARTLSVAQGAMLAAMLPAPRRWLPAQRPEALRTRASSIIVRLEREGRINARQARDAQAELSRFFDVSPEPESVADAIARLRSGS, encoded by the coding sequence ATGGCCTCTCGTTCGTCCTCCGCACGCGCTTCCTCCGTCCGGACGCAGAAGACGAAGCAACTCCCCGCCAGCGCCCGGAGCGCCGTGGCGAGCCGCTCCGGCTGGGGGCGCTGGGCTCTGGGCGGGTGGCTGCTGCTCGTCTTCTGGCTCAGCGTGGAGTACGCACGGCTGCCGGACGTCAGCGACCTGCGGACGCAGCACCCGCGGACCACCGCGCTCATGGACCAGCGGGCCGAGGAGGCGCGAGCCGAGGGCAAGAAGCCTCGTGTTCGCCAGACCTGGGTCACCATGGGCGCCGTGGCCCCGCACGCCCTGGACGCCGTGCTGACCTCCGAGGACGCTCGCTTCTTCCGTCACGAGGGCGTGGACTGGGTCGAAGTGGAGAACGCCCTGCAGCAGTCGGTGCGCAAGGCGCGGCTGGGCCGCGGCGCCTCCACCCTCACCCAGCAGTTGGCCAAGAACCTCTACCTCTCCACGGACCGGAGCTTGCTGCGCAAGGCGAAGGAGTTGCTCCTCGCGCGCCGGTTGGAATCCCACCTGTCCAAGCAGCACATCCTCACGCTGTATGTGAATGTCGTGGAGTGGGGAGACGGCGTGTACGGCATCGAGGCCGCGGCGCGCGAACACTTCGGCATCTCCGCGCGAACGCTCAGCGTCGCACAGGGCGCGATGCTCGCGGCCATGTTGCCCGCCCCCCGCCGCTGGTTGCCCGCCCAGCGGCCGGAGGCCCTGCGCACTCGCGCCAGCAGCATCATCGTGCGGCTGGAGCGCGAGGGGCGCATCAACGCCAGGCAGGCTCGCGATGCGCAGGCCGAGCTCTCCCGCTTCTTCGACGTATCTCCCGAGCCGGAATCCGTGGCGGATGCCATCGCCCGGCTGCGCTCGGGAAGCTGA
- a CDS encoding DUF4034 domain-containing protein, with protein sequence MPTLRSALGAGVLVLGLGGAGLAVYRGHAEKRAEVEARIEARQQPVLMPAPGTPPRGLPVVSATGTERGKAPRGHVDGVGLRSLLIHRKFDDLTMAVEQLQWGMEADPRNEHWMTDGMAALGNGEPDSTELLDAWVKASPDSFAPYTARGTHWVTVGYLRRGTKYTKATADEELAGMREAFERAMPDLQRAWRLQPKAITVARPLLHVALALGDSEARERVLARAVEQCPTCVDILAVYLHGLAPRWGGSHEAMDAFAEAQTRTRPELGFLRGFSDYDRARDRRVQSENTQIHELLTRALSAGDYWEFRLARAAQLRRAQALDEALAEVNQAVALRPARASVYFERARIHFASEKWGPAGEDLLHALRMDAMDSGGRDLQPQVVQGLIYAASQALKAGQREEALVLLELAGQLAPGDRQVTQWRAQAVAAPIQAAAQGDAAPAESTDDFRVVQQRDYALARERRFAEILPLWDAFLARNPEHGLAYFERSGTHYHLRNLEAALADLKKACEFGVNEGCSRARQLERARPTAR encoded by the coding sequence ATGCCCACACTTCGTTCCGCGCTCGGCGCGGGAGTCCTCGTGCTTGGCCTGGGTGGCGCTGGCCTCGCCGTCTATCGCGGCCACGCGGAGAAACGCGCCGAGGTCGAGGCGCGCATCGAGGCCCGCCAGCAGCCCGTCCTGATGCCAGCCCCTGGCACCCCGCCTCGCGGGCTCCCCGTCGTCTCCGCCACTGGCACCGAGAGGGGCAAGGCGCCTCGCGGGCATGTGGACGGTGTCGGCCTTCGCTCCCTCCTGATTCACCGCAAGTTCGATGACCTGACGATGGCCGTCGAGCAGCTCCAATGGGGCATGGAGGCCGATCCTCGGAACGAGCATTGGATGACGGACGGGATGGCGGCGCTCGGCAATGGGGAGCCGGACTCCACGGAGCTCCTCGATGCCTGGGTGAAGGCCTCGCCCGACTCGTTCGCACCCTACACCGCACGGGGCACCCACTGGGTGACGGTGGGCTACCTGCGGCGCGGGACGAAGTACACGAAAGCGACCGCGGACGAAGAACTCGCCGGCATGCGAGAGGCTTTCGAGCGTGCCATGCCTGACCTCCAACGCGCCTGGAGGCTCCAACCCAAGGCCATCACCGTGGCGCGGCCCCTGCTCCACGTGGCGCTCGCGCTCGGCGACTCCGAGGCACGTGAGCGTGTCCTTGCCCGTGCCGTCGAGCAGTGTCCCACGTGCGTGGACATCCTGGCCGTCTACCTCCACGGGCTCGCCCCTCGATGGGGCGGCAGCCACGAGGCGATGGACGCCTTCGCGGAGGCCCAGACCCGCACGCGCCCCGAGTTGGGATTCCTCCGCGGCTTCTCCGATTACGACCGTGCGCGCGACCGGCGCGTCCAAAGCGAGAACACGCAGATACATGAATTGCTCACCCGGGCATTGTCCGCCGGCGACTATTGGGAGTTCAGGCTGGCGCGAGCAGCGCAGCTCCGCCGCGCACAGGCCCTGGATGAAGCGCTCGCGGAGGTGAATCAGGCCGTGGCCCTGCGCCCCGCCCGCGCGTCTGTCTACTTCGAGCGCGCACGGATTCACTTCGCCAGCGAGAAGTGGGGCCCCGCGGGAGAGGACCTTCTGCATGCGCTCCGAATGGATGCCATGGACTCGGGCGGGCGAGACCTCCAGCCTCAAGTGGTGCAGGGGTTGATCTACGCGGCCTCGCAGGCCCTCAAGGCCGGACAGCGAGAGGAAGCCCTCGTCCTGCTCGAGCTCGCAGGGCAGCTCGCGCCGGGAGACCGCCAGGTCACACAGTGGCGCGCCCAGGCCGTCGCGGCGCCCATCCAGGCGGCGGCCCAGGGCGATGCAGCGCCAGCCGAATCAACGGACGATTTCCGTGTCGTGCAGCAGCGAGACTACGCCTTGGCTCGCGAGCGGCGTTTCGCGGAGATTCTTCCGCTCTGGGACGCCTTTCTCGCGCGCAACCCCGAGCATGGACTCGCCTACTTCGAACGAAGCGGGACGCACTACCACCTGCGCAATCTCGAGGCCGCGCTGGCGGACTTGAAGAAGGCGTGCGAATTCGGAGTCAACGAGGGATGTTCCCGGGCGCGCCAGCTCGAGCGCGCCAGGCCCACGGCCCGCTGA
- a CDS encoding dienelactone hydrolase family protein, which produces MSILQRIVLGGVLLFAQGSLAAQGEILARPRLTVPGINYGYWEYLPQDYDDNSEERYPLVIFLGGLDQAGDGTASANGLEKLMGVTAPPRLIRNGRHFPFILLSPQRFNAWWGIEEIDAIIEFAKLHYRVDANRIYLTGLSAGANVTWTYAVNYPHKLAAIVPIAGNGNGLPTCNIWNVPVWAFHGTADTTVSPYGSINPVDRLNNVCNPAASPPAKLTLYPGVGHDSWSRTYSGSAGHDIYTWMLSYSL; this is translated from the coding sequence ATGTCGATATTGCAGCGCATCGTGTTGGGTGGGGTCCTGCTCTTCGCGCAGGGCTCTTTGGCCGCACAGGGCGAAATCCTGGCGCGCCCCAGATTGACGGTGCCGGGCATCAACTACGGCTACTGGGAATACCTGCCACAGGACTACGACGACAACTCCGAGGAGCGCTATCCCCTGGTCATCTTCCTGGGAGGACTGGACCAGGCAGGAGATGGAACCGCGTCGGCGAATGGCCTTGAAAAGCTGATGGGGGTCACCGCACCGCCTCGGCTCATCCGGAATGGTCGGCACTTCCCATTCATCCTCCTCTCGCCGCAGCGGTTCAATGCCTGGTGGGGCATCGAGGAGATCGACGCCATCATCGAGTTCGCCAAGCTTCACTATCGCGTCGACGCGAACCGCATCTACCTGACGGGCCTCTCCGCTGGCGCCAACGTCACCTGGACGTACGCAGTGAACTACCCGCACAAGCTCGCGGCCATTGTTCCCATCGCGGGGAATGGCAACGGACTTCCCACCTGCAACATCTGGAACGTCCCGGTGTGGGCGTTCCATGGCACGGCGGATACGACGGTGTCCCCCTATGGGTCCATCAACCCGGTCGACCGGTTGAACAACGTCTGCAATCCAGCGGCGAGCCCGCCAGCAAAACTCACGCTGTATCCAGGCGTGGGCCACGACTCCTGGTCCCGGACCTACAGCGGCTCGGCGGGTCATGACATCTACACGTGGATGCTGAGCTATTCGCTCTGA